Genomic DNA from Oryza sativa Japonica Group chromosome 5, ASM3414082v1:
TAATTAATAAATTCAAATCAACTATagtttagaataaaaaataaaatgatataTGCCAAGTACAATCTAATAACAATAGAATGTTAGAAACAATATGAattcaatatttttataaattttaagtacGATTCATATATAAAactaaagaaaaatatagattTATATATAAGTGAGAACATAATAAAATGTAAGGTAAAATTATTAAaggaaaaatattattaataaaCAATGATGTTGAtgtatttctaaatattttcaCGTATTATTTATTAAGTGTCAATGATTGAAATGGATGATTTACCCCAGCCACTGCCATTTGAGGCCCACACAGCGTTGGCCCCACCAGTCGGTCTCACATCGGCTACAATGGCTAGAAGGTTCTGTGAGTAAAGCCGCTTCCCCATTTGGCCCCCGTGCCATTCCCGTCCGATTTGGCCATCGTCGTCTCCGTCTCCGCTGCGTCTCCGCtgcctctcccgcgccgccgccgtcgcagtaGCCGCAGAAACCCTAGACCCCGGCGAGAGAGCGGGGGAGCTCACGGGAGAGCAGCAAATGGAGTACGGTGCAGCAACGCGTGGCGCGCTCCTCGCGGCCGCCCCGCTCTCCGGCGCCCGGCGTAGCTGGTTGCCCCtctcatcgccgccgtcgccgccctctatTCAGGTACGCGCGTGACTAGGCCGGTATTTTGGTTTGCACGGTCTCCTGGATGCGTTTGTGCTGTAGATTTCGTGGATCATGGTGGCTAGATTGGCATGTACGGTCGAACTGGAGATTTAGGATTTGGATTATGTTGTTGTAGGTGGGGTTTGAGAAGTATTTGTGGAGATTAAATTGATGAAGTCCatgctgttttttttatgttcGTTTGGTATTAAAATACTATATTTGATACTGGTGTTTTCTCGCTGGTGCAGATTCAGAATCGACTTTATTCGATATCGTCGCTTCCACTAAAGGCTCGAGGCGTGAGAAGATGCGAGGCTTCTCTAGCAAGTGACTACACGTGTGTGATTCTTACCATAAACTGCATGATTCGTTGAACCCTCCCCCTCCAGGCAGGGGGACCTGCTTTTCAAATTCGACGATGTGTTGGTCATTTCTTTCAGGAATAATTCTGATGGCAACTCTTGCATATTTTCAGGAAGGCATCTGAGGTAGCTGATTTAGATTGGGAGAACCTTGGTTTTGGAATCGTGCAGACCGACTACATGTATATCACAAAATGCGGACAGGACGGGAATTTTTCTGAGGGTGAAATGATTCCATTTGGACCTATAGCGCTGAACCCATCTTCTGGAGTCCTTAATTACGGACAGGTTTGTATTGGAGGTAGATCTCCTTGCTTCATATATCCTGAGTACATTGTGGTAACTGAAGATAAGGAAAATTGAGcatttttaaatactttttGTCCTAAAAGATTATGATTATTTGTAGGGATTATTTGAAGGTCTAAAAGCATATAGAACAACAGATGACTCTATCTTATTATTTCGCCCGGAGGAAAATGCACTGAGAATGAGAACAGGTGCAGAAAGAATGTGCATGCCTGCGCCTAGTGTTGAGCAGTTTGTGGATGCAGTAAAGCAAACTGTTTTAGCAAACAAGAGATGGGTGGGTTTACtgtaaaaaataaatcatttcaTAGTGGGCTAGGCCGCTGTTCATACTCTTCATTTAATCATTTgttaaataatttttaattccAGGTGCCTCCTACCGGTAAAGGTTCTTTGTATATTAGACCGCTACTCATGGGTAGTGGTGCTGTTCTTGGTCTTGCACCTGCTCCTGAGTATACGTTCATTATATTTGTCTCGCCTGTGGGGAACTACTTTAAGGtttgtgttttttctttaattCTGCTCCCTCTATTAGCCGCAGCGTTGTTGCCATAAATAAAGAAAAGCTATGGTAGATACTGTTATAATCTGCATTCTACTTGACACTGTGTTTCTGAATATATATCTTGCAGCAACTTGACCtatgaatttatgattttttttccactttTGTTGGTTGAGATAACTGATGGTTGAATGTAGAATTTCTAAACAGCTCGTGtatcattgattttttttttaatttaatttgttcaCTCATATCTTCAGGAAGGTTTAGCTCCAATAAATTTGATAGTTGAAGATAAGTTTCATCGTGCAACCCCTGGTGGAACTGGAAGTGTGAAGACCATAGGAAATTATGCCTCGGTAATTCTACAGTCAAGTTTGAAACCCATTACTTACAGCTTTGATGCGGAAGTTATTGTCATGGCTATTTCTGCAACTTCGCTACCTGATATTTCTATTTCTGATGTTTTTGATGTAATATTTTTAGTTCAAATCTGCAAATCTTAAACTACAGAACAGTCATTCTATTAATGTGAACATGTGATTGAAAGGAGTACTTTGtcagtgcaattatcttaagaACATACAGCCATTATGAATGAAGCTgtgaaatgaaaaataattgaaCCATCAGATATATTTCAAATGGAATGCTATTTTATATGACGACTTATATCTCCTTGCTATCTTATCATTATTATTTTCTGCTATCTTGTATGTCGAATTCTGTTATTATTTTCACTGGCTTTAATTCATATACTGTCTTTGCATAGGTCTTGATGGCACAGAAGATTGCAAAAGAAAAGGGCTATTCTGATGTTCTCTACTTGGATGCTGTTCACAAAAAGTATCTTGAAGAAGTTTCTTCATGTAATATTTTTGTTGTCAAGGTGTGTTTATGCTGTCAATAATACTTGTTAGTTTGATTTGAGCACTTTCTCCTGTAGGTCCAGCTAATGCCTTTTTAGTTCTGAAAGCTACCACAGTAAATTAACCAATGCTAAGATTTGTAACCTACTATATTAACGATCAGCTTTGTTTTCTTTACTGACAGATGATGTCCTTTTTATATCTGTATAGATTAAAGAAGTTTCAAATAAATGAAATGAGTCATACGCTCTTTGAAGTAGATATTTGATACTCTTGGATTGAACAGGCTTCTGGCTCAAAACTTTTGAAAATCTGTAACAGATAGCATGATAGTATCCAAAAAATATAGATGTGTTTTATGTGTTAGTTGCTAGCAACATCCATTAGTAAATGCATACCCTGTGGGTTAGTATATTCCTATAAATGATGGAGATAATGTGTCAAGGGATCTAATTTCATAACATTCAAACTCAAAACTGTTACCCTCTACCATGCATAAGCCTCTGTGAATTGTTACCTAAATGAAAACAACAGGCATATCCACAACACATGGTCATAGATATTGGTTCGCTAGCAATACGGTGCCATGACTATTCTATAGGAATAGGATAATACCGTACTAACAATTGGTTGTTCTATACCTACTAGGTTCAGCCAGGTTGTCTGTGTCATATCCTGAATGACAAACTATTGTTGTATTTGTTTTAGTTCACAGTGGACTTTGTATTTCCATTGCAGACAAAAcatttatttcttatttttgcGTAAGGATAGTCAGCAAATTGAAGGAATATCTTATACATGCTGCCTTTAACTGAGAtctctttattatttttcttggcTTTTGCACCAGGGCAATGTCATTTCAACTCCAGCAGTAAAAGGAACAATATTGCCAGGCATCACAAGGAAAAGTATCATTGATGTTGCTCTGAGCAAGGGTTTCCAGGTAAATTAATCATCAATCCCATGAACTAACAAGCAAGATGTTTTACTATCAGTGTAGCTCAAATTAGTAGCCTGTGATTTGATAGCTTTGACAACAGCATTAGGTATTCAACATTGATCCTTTCGTATTTGCTTGGTATCCAAGTCCATGTTTCTATTTGTCCATATCATCCTTCATGTTCGTTGTGAGGGTTATCTATCTTTCAATCTACCAAGATTCATGATTAGGTTCTTATGAGCTACGGCTACATAGAAGAAGATGGAACCTATTTTTCCTAGCGATGTTGATCCAATTAGAAGCAGCAAAACACTGTTCTCAATCTGTTACTGAAAATTGTTACATCTATTCTCAGTTTTTTGGGAAATCTTCTATTAATGTATTTGGTTTCTTGAAGGTCGAGGAGCGACTTGTGTCAGTAGATGAGCTGCTTGAAGCTGATGAGGTTTTCTGCACAGGAACTGCTGTCGTAGTGTCTCCTGTGGGTagtattacctatcaagggaaAAGGTGATACTCTTATCCTTCCTTGCATGGTTCCAAGAAATTAGCAAGCATATTACATGAAAATTAGATTATATAACACTAAAATAGCAACAAAACACCACCCAAGCAAGTTCAACAGCCTAATGCACCATCTAATTCCTAATCGTGGTGGCTACCAGGCTCCTAGGCGGCACCCAGTGCCGACTTTTAGAACATTGCTTTCCTTGAAATTTCAGCTGTTTGCTGTATGTGTAGTCAAAAGTCaaaattgttttctttcttAACACCCATATTATGTATTGTTCCTCAAATATATCACCAATTAAGAACTATCTAATGGGCCGAAACCTAGCCAATACTTCACTCCATGTTCCTTGAATAAGGGAACCATCAAAGCCATATAAAAACAATTGAAAGGTGTATATTATTCACTAGTGGCTAGTAAGTCGTGGCTAACCTCTTTTGTTGGATCGCCTACTAAGATGGACTTGTCTTGGTAAAATTTCCAAAGTCAGAGAGAGCTTGTTCTTCCAAGTTCCATCATACTGTCCAATGGATTTTTCATTGCAGGGTCGAATATGCTGGCAACAAAGGAGTTGGTGTCGTGTCTCAGCAGCTATATACTTCATTAACAAGCCTGCAGATGGGCCAGGCAGAAGATTGGCTAGTCTGGACTGTGCAACTGAGTTAGGAAGTAATAAAATGTTCATCAACATCAAAAGATGGACATGATTATGATCATGTGTATCCTTCAGTTTTGTAGTTTTGTTGGTGTGACATCCTGCTGTATATGTATAGACGGCAGTGCATTAGCGCGAAGCAGTTTTGCTAAGGAACGACACCATGCATCCAGCTTTTATGCCTTTTGCATGAGAAATCAAACGTGGAAGGCTTTCCTGACTGAAATATCGACAATTATAAAACTATTTTGCTATGTTGATTACAATATATATCCTAGATAATCTAAATTAACTGCTTTTTTTGGGCTCCCACAGAGTCAGATGTTCCTATGCCCTATTTTTCATATTAAACTAAGAAATTGTAGGAAGCGGATGCACGCGCGGCCGGGGGAGACGCTGAATTCGTGCACGACTAGGAAGAGAGAAAGCAAATGCGTTGTGGCCGATCTGTTGGGTTAGATGACAATGTTGGGTAATTTGCATAAAACTTTTAAGGGTAGTGGGGCTTTAGCTAtctaataatataaaaaaaaacacgttAGAGGATATTACCAGATTATAGTAATAtgacttatagattataattataatctatttgtttgtttcaattataataattctaagctGAAATAAATATGGTCTTAGTATAAACCAGGATTTATAGTCAGACGTGACGTAGAGAATGCGTCTCGTGGGAACGTTCTATACTacttccgtcccataataattttatttctaaaaaattaaaaacttattaACAACCAACATAATTTACCgcaatagcttttttttttaactacgcTGTTTGCTTTTCTTCGTATGGAACCAGATGCTATATTGTACATCGTTGAATATAACGTCCAGGTCTGGACATTCGGCGTCCACACCTGGACGCTCTGGTACTCGCGGCAACTATTAGAAATCGACCTATGATTTATAGTACTATAAGTTAATTAATGAGTTATTAATTGTTATACAAAAGCATACAGTGTACATCACAATATTGTAGCACCGCTCCAGAGTAGAACCTACACAAAACATAAATTACATGCCGCTTTGCTGAAGCCCATCCGAGAAAACGTTCAGCAACACAACCTTTCTACTTGCGGGTGATTCTGAAACTAATCTGTTATAAGTAGGTACATTAATATTAGTCAATAGTCATCAAAACAATATTCTACATCTATATATTCAGAACAGATATCCTTGTGGCCACCCAAATAGTCAGCAGAAGTAGGATGCCTAAGTTTTATATGCTGCACTCGGCACCCAAAACAATAaccttatataaaaagaaaaagaaaataagttaATATTAGTACATATTTAATTAAACAAGATGAATGAAAACTACAATTTTTCACAAAAAGAGAAATCTTATTTACCATTGTCATTCTCTTCCAAAGGACAGCACAGGTAGACGTCCTTCTCCTCTTTGCAGTTGAGAAAATCCACCTCAGCAAAGAACAAAGTACGAGTGCCATCTGAATCATTGATCACCAGAAAGTTGAAGCGTGCATATACTTTCCCACATTCTTCAAAAAGACTCCTTTCTTTCACTTTCATAATTTCTAACTTGGCAGGCTGAAACATAATGATATTAGTCCAGATAGGTAAATTCATTTCCAACTTCCAATccacaaacaaatattccaactCTACCCAGCCTAGGCAAAACTAAAACTTATACAGATATAAAAGTACAAATTCAGAAATTCGAGGATGTCTAGCCAAAATGTATCATCAATGTTATTTTCGTGGATCCATACCGGCATATCTTTTTGCTTGGCATATGCGTGCAGTGCTATTTCCACCATCTTGCATGCCTCCTCTTGTTGTTCAGGAAATAAAATCTCGTATGACGAGGGGAACACACCGCTCTTGTAAGTAGCCATTAATGCTAACGCTACGATAATATTTGATACAATTCATCCTTCAACCAAAAGATGACAGCAGTATGTATAGTAGTATTGTTCTCTGAATCAGACTTTGGTTAATGacattatattatagttatgattttttttcaaacacacTATTATCGGGGCACATTTTATTCACAGGCAATATCACAATATGCTATGCTTCATAAGTCAAATTTCATACAGATGAAACAAAGTAAGGACCAACAAAAATGGTTGTTTCGTAGTTTCTGCAGATAAACAAAAAGACTCCGCTAGACATACGGACAGACACATCCTGTGAGTGGGAAGAAATAGCACCAGCCCCATCTATCCTGTTGCAAGCCCACCTCGGGATAATCTCGTTAAGACTATGCAGAATATGCTGCTTGTCCTTCCTGATTAGTTTCTTATAGTTGCCGAAGCCAAAGAATATAGGCACTAAAGATATCAATAACCTACCTGCGCATACTAAATATTCCAATCAATCGGTATAGTAGCTGAGAAACAActctgaaaaataaaaaaaatagtgcagCCTTGATAATATTGAGAGAATTCACCTACAGGGGCATTCATGCACACACTGACACCGTGATCAATTACCAGATCTTCGTTCGCTTGATACAgtgttgtaaaaaaaatagacaGCTGGTGCTTATGTTGTGTCAAGGGTTGTACAACGCCAGATTGAGGTGCTTGGGAAATTAATCCATCCTTAAAACGTGGACGCAAAATAGTCTGAACTATAGAATAGAACAAATATAACAAAAACCGGAGCCttttgcatgattttttttaaaaaaaatcatatgttaATGCAACGGAAGAACTCTGTACCTGTTGTGAGCTCTTCTTTATACTCACAATTCCTTTTCAAAAGTTCTCCCTTGCAATGCCTCTCGCAATCCCAGATTTTTCAACTCTAGGTGATAAGCCTAAACATAAAAAGGATTGCAATTAATCTCTAAACAACTAAAATATCATTTGTGGTGCTACAACAAGCTTACAACCCACAACCTTACAAATTGACTACAACAAACTTTGCTGTTGCATCCTATGTATCCTTACCTTGCCAAATTTTTTTCGTGGAGAAGAACCTGTTCTTGAACTGTACTGTGTCCACTTCATACTTTTGGTTACAGGGAATTGTTGCACTCCCTGCGTAATCCATCAAGTAGCCccaattttttctaaaattaattgCACTGTTGTGCTGCACATACAACAATTACTGAATTGGGATTGaacatcttaaatttttatGTGTTACATGTAAACATGCCATTACATGATCTGGTGGCCGCCACTGCCCTTTAGCTACAACATATATTTGGATCATTCATACATTTATATATTTCTGAAAGTGGTCCACGTCATCAAGGTTGTCTAAAGATATCGAAACTAATTCACGGACTAATTCAAAACCAATATTATTTTCTTAAGATCATAGATTTAGACTGTATATATGTGAATTGACGGCAACTATTGAATAAATATGGTCAAATATCTCATGATCTACCCGCCCTTTTTTTTCGGAATCCTTTTTTTGTGAAAAACTAAAACCATCTCATTATGGTAGTACTCGAGTTGTGAAGTTACTGATGAAAACATTCAAACTGAATTTGGTTGCTGCATTTAGGATGTCAtaggtattttcttttttaatctcTCTCGCTGATTTGGTTTCATTTCATTTAGATGAGTATTGAAAACCTTTCTCTTGTGACAATTTTATTCAGTTATGTATTTCATTCAGCTGATGAATTATCCTTTGATCATAGCCATTATAAATGAAATATAAACTGAATTGCACTATCTGCATGATATAACTTCTACAATTGGATTATGTTTTTCTGATTTTGGCATATATTGTATATGAATTTCATATACTTGGATAACCGTGTTTCTGGTTTTTTTTAGGGCCTTAGGGGGCATGTTTCTGAAATTTACAGTCTGGGAAAAATTCTGACATTGCTTATTATATACTCAGATTTTCCAGAAAAATGCTTATGTATTGCCAGCCATCTAGCACATGAGTTTGGATGTTTGTTATTGACTGACATAATGATAACTTGCAATATTAAATTCGAATACAAACAGTGAGTATAAAAACTTTTGTATGAATGGAACCGTTTGTGTTATTAGAGTGAGGTTTACATTTGGTCAATATTATATTCCCGTTTATGTTCATGAAATTCATCTTGTTTCTGTTTCTGTTCAGTGCAGTACTCCCTTATTGATTCCTTCCTCATTTCTGAACAAAAAGGACTCACTAATCTTAGATGGCATCATCTACACTATTGACGCATCATCTGCACTATTGACCTCCTTATGTTCATGCGACGGATATTTTTTCAGATCAGTGCAGTACAATCCTACTTTTGATTAGTGATGATAAATAGAAGTTTGATCGTTGAAATGATCAATACAAGATCCTTATTTGTAAGTAGCATCTATTGCACCTAATTTTGTATATGCAGTACATATATATTAGTTAGGATCATGTATATTTTGGTATTGCTGGCAAATATAACTCTCACCTTGGATCACAAATGATTTCAGCTAAACACCACCTATATAAGTTTAACAGATATTTATCTAAACTCAAAACTGAAACAAAAAAATGTGTTTAATGTCTGAAACTTGCAAGGTGCTACTATGACCTCTGAACAAATAAACGGTCTGAGTTTCCTAGCAGCAAATTGATTTGTTCAGAGATTTAGGTGGGGGCACGCCATAATAAATCGTTGAGACTAGGTcataaaacaaattaatatgattttttaaagcaaaatttctttatatttttttacataaaatacACAGATCGGAAAAGCGTGCGTATAAAAAGAAGTGAGTATAAGTTAGGAAGATGGAGTAAAAAGCACACCCTTAACCCACTAACCTATGTTTTGCCTCATTGTACCCCTTGAACTACTAAAATTGGTTTGCTCGAGCATTTATCTTCTTCGTCTCTTTTTATAGGAGTCATATTCTAAAGCTGATATTTTGCAGGGCCAGACATAACACCATTATCAAAgctctaaaatatttttaaaaattttcatgaCTATTGTTTGAAATTTAAAACCACGATGTTTAAATCATGCTTACTACTTTGAAATATATGTATACGgtggtaaaaaaatatgaaaaatactgAGAGGTAGGTTATGATGTATCTATATATCAATCCTACCAAATTTGCTTGCAAAATACGACGTATATGGTTGTATATCTTTATCTACTTAAAACATTCATAGTGTTTTTACTGTGCATCGTAGAAAAGTGTGTCTCACACAATTTTTCATCCGACATGTGAATTGTTGGTCCCTTTCCATGTCCCCAGCAAGCGTCAAACTCTTCCGCCCACATGAAACGGAAACAATCACATATAAAAATTCAGTTTCCAATCCGAGCACGACAACATCACGCACCCACTGCCTGTAGCCTCAAGCAGTGGCATGTGCCTCTCCTATCACAAAAACGAGACTCATGGCGGTCAGTTGTCTTTTGAGCTGATAGAGATTTTTTGCTGGTGGGTCTCACGAATCTGTCTTCAAGTGTATATAAATCTTGTGACCGCCAACAGTTCATAGAATATActttactcccttcgtttcatattatttttttcactcaACCAGTTTTAGCTATTAAttatttggcaaaatttgctacaggacacgcaaaaaacgtgtaattggctGAGAGACACCGTGAAAACATGACACGGCTGATGGACACTacaaaaaaacgtgtaattggccGTAGGACACCGgtcgcattattttattatttccgggtCAAAAGAGGTGATTTCAAAATGACAAGATTGCCCCTGGAGCCATATTCCCCCGCGCCAGGAGCGGCAGACGGCGAGAGATCCTGTGACGGCAGCTATGGCTGCTGCGCCGCCCCTGGGGTTCTTGGACACGTACGGCTCCATCTCACCGTAGAGCCCTCTCATCCAGCCCATgtgcttctccgccgccgccgccccgctatTCGACCAGAACCCATAGTACTGGATGTTGTAGAGCGCCTGCCGGTGCGGGAACGGTGTCACCGCTGGCGCGACGCGGACCATCTCGCCGCCGTAGGGGTCGAGGATGAGCAGCCCGGCACCGTCCTTGAGGAGCCAGCTCCAGGTGGTCTCCCAGACTTGGCTGGGCATGTTCTTGGACGTACGGAGTCGGACTTGGCCTTCAAGTACTTGCCCTGCTTGCTGGTGCCCCTGTCCAGGAGCATCTCCAATGGCTTCCCCGTGCCGTAGAACGCGAAGTAGAGCATGGACTGGATCCACATCATCTCGATGCAGTCGCTCGCCGTCACGCCGAGCTCGGGAAGGtgtcggccatggcggcgacgaggccaagGCGTGTACCGACTACCGAGGTACAGGGACTCGAACTGCGCGTTCTGGTTCTGCACTACGACGCGGAGAAGTTCCCGCCGCTGCCACCTCGGATGGCCCAGAAGAGGTCCTCCCCCATGGCGGCCCTGTCGAGGAGCCTCCCCCTCGGCGTTCACCATGGTGGCATCGACGACGAGGTCGGAGGCGAGGCCGTGCATCCGCAGCATCAGGCCGAAGCCGCTGCCGCTGAGGAACCCGTCGACACCGACCGTCCCACTCGGGGCGTCGCGCTGCCCGCGCGCCattcctccgctccgccgcgtgtgtgaggaagaagaaggatagGAGAGCAATGTGGGCCCCCACTTATGATTAGCAAATAGTAATCACCCTACTAATTAGGTACAAATTAGTCCATGACGCGTGAGGCCAGGTGGTTAAAAACCtattaaaaattagattaaacatacactgtctatgacatgtgggacccactggtgtttaaagaaggaaagagaaggggcaaTCTGGGCATTTAGAAAAATTTCTCACCTCTTTTGAgccagaaataataaaataatgtgaccggtgtcctatagccaattacacgtttttttagTGTCTATCACCCGTGTCACGTTTTAACGGTGTCTCTTAACCAATTACATGTTTTTTGCGTGTCCTgtggcaaattttgccttattatttttgtttcacgAATTCACCAGTTGCATATATAATAgttcattttcttaaaaaatagctaCCATATGTGCCCATGCGCGAAAACCCTATTTTCGCATGTGGTTTGTGTTGCCCATATGGAAAGatactaaaaattattttttatagtgaTAAGTGCCGTTATAGCAAAAAAATTTATTTAGACCTAGCAGCCTACAACAACAGGTTTTAGCCAAAggcgaaaatcatttttcatagtGATAAGTCCCCTTgcagcaaaaaataaaatctttatACCACACTAATAAGTAATGACACATTCAACTATTGATTATCTCTACGTGAAACCCACATCTCTATCATATGTTCCATCCACGACGTGCCTGAGACCCACCGAGGTTCATGAAAAAAGGCCCCCAAATATCCATCATCTAACTCTCTGCCACCGTAcacgaaaaaaaataacatatgtAATTTGGATTTCCTATCGCAACGCACGAGcatctttgctttttttttaaaaaaaaagagaaatgagAAAGATGAAAGGAAAAGGTTCACTTGAGGTCCCTTATCTTGTCCTCGAGTTTCGAAATTGTCCCTGAACTAAAATACCAGATATAACATATCCATAATCTTGCAAAACCGGGTCACATTAGGTCCCAAGGCAGTATTGCTCCCCGGTTTTGGTGACTtggtggctgagtcagcgtgggacccatgtgggtcctacatgccAGCCGATAATCTTCTCCCACCTATCTCCCTTTTCTTCCCGTCTCAACCCAAACCTCCAGGGCAGCCAACAACAGGTGGGGAGAAGAGTGGCGACTGACGGCTGTGTCATGGACCTACACGGCGAAGAGCGCGAAGAAGCGAAGTAGGAAGGGCTCCCGACACGTCGTCCCCTCGGGTTACACCACTACATCGTTGCATGTCAGCTCGCCGCGCATCTGCGCCACGTCCGCATCATGATCGCACGTCAGCCACACCGTCGGGATTGGCAAGAGGATCTCCAAGAGTTGGGAGATGGAGTACGTTGCGATGCCTGAGCATACTCGCGAGCACCACTGACTGCATGAGTGCCCGTGCATGCAAGCGAAGAGGACGCCAGACGCTGAATCGCGGGAGAGGTGTGTGGTGGCCGGTGACCAGCAGGGAGAAGGGTGGTGGTTGTTGGGTGGCGGTGGTAGGT
This window encodes:
- the LOC107277083 gene encoding berberine bridge enzyme-like 23 yields the protein MARGQRDAPSGTVGVDGFLSGSGFGLMLRMHGLASDLVVDATMVNAEGEAPRQGRHGGGPLLGHPRWQRRELLRVVVQNQNAQFESLYLGSRYTPWPRRRHGRHLPELGVTASDCIEMMWIQSMLYFAFYGTGKPLEMLLDRGTSKQGKYLKAKSDSDGAGLLILDPYGGEMVRVAPAVTPFPHRQALYNIQYYGFWSNSGAAAAEKHMGWMRGLYGEMEPYVSKNPRGGAAAIAAVTGSLAVCRSWRGGIWLQGQSCHFEITSFDPEIIK
- the LOC136356559 gene encoding branched-chain-amino-acid aminotransferase 5, chloroplastic-like isoform X2; protein product: MYITKCGQDGNFSEGEMIPFGPIALNPSSGVLNYGQGLFEGLKAYRTTDDSILLFRPEENALRMRTGAERMCMPAPSVEQFVDAVKQTVLANKRWVPPTGKGSLYIRPLLMGSGAVLGLAPAPEYTFIIFVSPVGNYFKEGLAPINLIVEDKFHRATPGGTGSVKTIGNYASVLMAQKIAKEKGYSDVLYLDAVHKKYLEEVSSCNIFVVKGNVISTPAVKGTILPGITRKSIIDVALSKGFQVEERLVSVDELLEADEVFCTGTAVVVSPVGSITYQGKRVEYAGNKGVGVVSQQLYTSLTSLQMGQAEDWLVWTVQLS
- the LOC136356559 gene encoding branched-chain amino acid aminotransferase 2, chloroplastic-like isoform X1, whose translation is MEYGAATRGALLAAAPLSGARRSWLPLSSPPSPPSIQIQNRLYSISSLPLKARGVRRCEASLASDYTKASEVADLDWENLGFGIVQTDYMYITKCGQDGNFSEGEMIPFGPIALNPSSGVLNYGQGLFEGLKAYRTTDDSILLFRPEENALRMRTGAERMCMPAPSVEQFVDAVKQTVLANKRWVPPTGKGSLYIRPLLMGSGAVLGLAPAPEYTFIIFVSPVGNYFKEGLAPINLIVEDKFHRATPGGTGSVKTIGNYASVLMAQKIAKEKGYSDVLYLDAVHKKYLEEVSSCNIFVVKGNVISTPAVKGTILPGITRKSIIDVALSKGFQVEERLVSVDELLEADEVFCTGTAVVVSPVGSITYQGKRVEYAGNKGVGVVSQQLYTSLTSLQMGQAEDWLVWTVQLS